A single window of Aphidius gifuensis isolate YNYX2018 linkage group LG1, ASM1490517v1, whole genome shotgun sequence DNA harbors:
- the LOC122847931 gene encoding FERM, ARHGEF and pleckstrin domain-containing protein 1-like, whose translation MTERTYKKDLDVINIWFREEVTRESDLDSEIIIGLIELLADAHGPCLQEMEVRLARWETNSRHNIGDFIYNTLLNILPLYDQYLENLMPVLEKIEYSTRTSRHFDQLCRDFESQKYCYLPLSSFLLKPLQRLLHYNSIIDRLLDHYPKDHPDFEDCLAARDRLGETLLEGLTVLNQAENFVQLCELQRDIGGFENLVQEGRKFIRQGCLQKYSHKGFQQRMFFLFSDVLLYTFRTQQSHQCFRVHGQIALKEMTIQDRDNKTGSDFVFVINGQGNQSLTVAASNDEERERWLEDLNMAISEIENSDPEKTNQLSGFLLRKFKNSNGWQKLWVVFTNFCLFFYKSHQDDFPLASLPLLGYAVSTPIETDGINKDFVFKLQFKNHVYFFRAESDFTFGRWMEVIKSATQQSHIPVNFNHKDNY comes from the exons ATGACCGAGAgaacatataaaaaagatttagATGTCATAAATATATGGTTCAGAGAAGAAGTCACACGTGAATCTGATTTAGATAGTGAAATTATAATTGGTTTAATTGAATTACTTGCTGATGCACATGGACCATGTCTTCAAGAAATGGAAGTAAGACTTGCAAGATGGGAAACAAATTCACGACATAATATTGgtgattttatttacaatacacttttaaatattttaccacTTTACGATCAAtacttggaaaatttaatgcctgtacttgaaaaaattgaatattcaacACGTACATCACGGCATTTTGATCAATTATGTCGTGATTTTGAATCACAAAAATATTGCTATCTACCATTGAGCTCATTTTTGTTAAAACCACTTCAACGATTACTTCATTATAACAGTATTATTGACA gatTATTGGATCATTATCCAAAAGATCATCCAGACTTTGAAGATTGTCTTGCTGCAAGAGACAGACTTGGTGAAACTCTTCTCGAAGGCTTGACAGTTTTAAATCAAGCt gaAAATTTTGTTCAACTTTGTGAATTGCAAAGAGATATTGGtggttttgaaaatttagtaCAAGAAGGAAGAAAATTTATTCGTCAAGGATGTTTACAAAAATACAGTCACAAGGGTTTTCAACAAAGAATGTTTTTTctg TTTTCTGATGTTTTACTTTATACATTCCGTACTCAACAATCACATCAATGCTTCAGAGTTCATGGTCAAATTGCATTGAAAGAAATGACAATTCAAGATAGAGATAATAAAACAGGATcagattttgtttttgtaataaatggTCAAGGAAATCA ATCATTAACAGTCGCTGCAAGTAATGATGAAGAGAGAGAAAGATGGCTCGAAGATTTAAACATGGCAATAtcagaaattgaaaattcagaTCCAGAAAAAACA aATCAATTGAGTGGATTTTTATtacgtaaatttaaaaatagcaaTGGATGGCAAAAATTATGGGttgtttttacaaatttttgtctatttttttataaatcacatCAAGATGATTTTCCATTAGCCAGTTTACCACTTCTTGGTTATGCTGTTTCAACACCAATTGAAACAGatggaataaataaagattttgtattcaaattacaatttaaaaatcacgtATATTTTTTCAGAGCTGAGAGTGACTTTACATTTggcag GTGGATGGAAGTTATCAAAAGTGCCACGCAACAGAGTCACATTCCCGtcaattttaatcataaagataattattaa